A genomic window from Peromyscus maniculatus bairdii isolate BWxNUB_F1_BW_parent chromosome 1, HU_Pman_BW_mat_3.1, whole genome shotgun sequence includes:
- the Cd37 gene encoding leukocyte antigen CD37 isoform X4, producing MTTCEEPPVVSLVPTHSKDPQVLGGLIFCFGTWILIDKTSFVSFVGLSFVPLQTWSKVLAVSGVLTMAMALLGCVGALKELRCLLGLYFGMLLLLFATQITLGILISTQRIRLERKVQELVLQTIHSYRTDPDDTAAEESWDYAQFQLRCCGWHSPRDWMSARTLRGNESDEPFVPCSCYNSTATNDSSGFDKLFFSQISRLGPRAKLRQTADLCALPAKAHIYREGCAQSLRKWLHNNLISIVGICLGVGLLELGFMTLSIFLCRNLDHVYDRLARYR from the exons ATGACCACCTGCGAGGAACCACCCGTTGTGTCCTTGGTACCCACACATTCCAAAGACCCTCAG GTACTAGGCGGCCTGATCTTCTGCTTTGGCACCTGGATCCTCATTGACAAGACCAGCTTCGTGTCCTTTGTGG GCTTGTCCTTCGTACCACTGCAGACCTGGTCCAAGGTCCTGGCTGTCTCAGGCGTCCTCACCATGGCCATGGCCCTCCTGGGCTGTGTGGGGGCTCTGAAGGAGCTGCGCTGTCTCCTGGGCCTG TACTTCGGGATGCTGCTGCTCCTGTTTGCCACACAGATCACCCTGGGCATCCTCATCTCCACTCAGCGGATCCGG CTGGAGCGAAAGGTGCAGGAGCTGGTACTGCAGACGATCCACAGCTACCGCACAGACCCGGATGACACAGCGGCTGAAGAGAGCTGGGACTACGCGCAGTTCCAG CTGCGCTGCTGCGGCTGGCACTCTCCGCGGGACTGGATGAGCGCCCGCACGCTGAGAGGGAACGAGTCGGACGAGCCCTTCGTGCCCTGCTCCTGCTACAACTCCACGGCGACCAATGACTCCTCGGGCTTTGATAAgctcttcttctcccagattaGCCGGCTGGGGCCGCGGGCGAAACTGAGGCAGACCGCCGACCTATGCGCACTCCCCGCAAAAGCCCACATCTACCGCGAG GGCTGCGCGCAGAGCCTCCGGAAGTGGCTGCACAACAATCTCATCTCCATAGTGGGAATCTGTCTAGGAGTCGGTCTTCTTGAG CTCGGCTTCATGACGCTCTCAATATTCCTGTGTAGAAATCTGGACCACGTGTACGACAGGCTGGCCCGGTACCGCTAG
- the Cd37 gene encoding leukocyte antigen CD37 isoform X6, with protein sequence MAMALLGCVGALKELRCLLGLYFGMLLLLFATQITLGILISTQRIRLERKVQELVLQTIHSYRTDPDDTAAEESWDYAQFQLRCCGWHSPRDWMSARTLRGNESDEPFVPCSCYNSTATNDSSGFDKLFFSQISRLGPRAKLRQTADLCALPAKAHIYREGCAQSLRKWLHNNLISIVGICLGVGLLEVSGMALCLQLHRRAFSREPVLPLPGAEGSSPIPGLSADGSGGRWGGLSSGSGRSSTPWGTRGMAGACPTWGDKAPQGKLPMALGPWPLWDADEEPPETESSGAEVEVGAHAETAESPE encoded by the exons ATGGCCATGGCCCTCCTGGGCTGTGTGGGGGCTCTGAAGGAGCTGCGCTGTCTCCTGGGCCTG TACTTCGGGATGCTGCTGCTCCTGTTTGCCACACAGATCACCCTGGGCATCCTCATCTCCACTCAGCGGATCCGG CTGGAGCGAAAGGTGCAGGAGCTGGTACTGCAGACGATCCACAGCTACCGCACAGACCCGGATGACACAGCGGCTGAAGAGAGCTGGGACTACGCGCAGTTCCAG CTGCGCTGCTGCGGCTGGCACTCTCCGCGGGACTGGATGAGCGCCCGCACGCTGAGAGGGAACGAGTCGGACGAGCCCTTCGTGCCCTGCTCCTGCTACAACTCCACGGCGACCAATGACTCCTCGGGCTTTGATAAgctcttcttctcccagattaGCCGGCTGGGGCCGCGGGCGAAACTGAGGCAGACCGCCGACCTATGCGCACTCCCCGCAAAAGCCCACATCTACCGCGAG GGCTGCGCGCAGAGCCTCCGGAAGTGGCTGCACAACAATCTCATCTCCATAGTGGGAATCTGTCTAGGAGTCGGTCTTCTTGAG GTGAGCGGCATGGCGCTGTGCCTGCAGCTACATCGTAGAGCTTTCAGCCGAGAGCCGGTGCTGCCGCTGCCGGGAGCCGAGGGTTCGAGCCCTATTCCCGGGCTAAGCGCTGACGGCAGCGGCGGGCGCTGGGGCGGGCTTAGCAGCGGCAGCGGACGCAGCAGCACCCCATGGGGCACCAGGGGCATGGCGGGTGCCTGCCCCACGTGGGGGGACAAGGCTCCACAAGGCAAGCTACCCATGGCTCTGGGGCCCTGGCCGTTGTGGGATGCAGACGAGGAGCCGCCCGAGACCGAGAGCTCGGGCGCTGAGGTGGAGGTCGGGGCACACGCGGAGACCGCCGAGTCTCCGGAATAA
- the Cd37 gene encoding leukocyte antigen CD37 isoform X5 — translation MSAQESCLSLIKYFLFVFNLFFFVLGGLIFCFGTWILIDKTSFVSFVGLSFVPLQTWSKVLAVSGVLTMAMALLGCVGALKELRCLLGLYFGMLLLLFATQITLGILISTQRIRLERKVQELVLQTIHSYRTDPDDTAAEESWDYAQFQLRCCGWHSPRDWMSARTLRGNESDEPFVPCSCYNSTATNDSSGFDKLFFSQISRLGPRAKLRQTADLCALPAKAHIYREGCAQSLRKWLHNNLISIVGICLGVGLLEVSGMALCLQLHRRAFSREPVLPLPGAEGSSPIPGLSADGSGGRWGGLSSGSGRSSTPWGTRGMAGACPTWGDKAPQGKLPMALGPWPLWDADEEPPETESSGAEVEVGAHAETAESPE, via the exons ATGTCAGCCCAGGAGAGTTGCCTCAGTCTCATCAAGTACTTCCTCTTCGTTTTCAACCTCTTCTTCTTT GTACTAGGCGGCCTGATCTTCTGCTTTGGCACCTGGATCCTCATTGACAAGACCAGCTTCGTGTCCTTTGTGG GCTTGTCCTTCGTACCACTGCAGACCTGGTCCAAGGTCCTGGCTGTCTCAGGCGTCCTCACCATGGCCATGGCCCTCCTGGGCTGTGTGGGGGCTCTGAAGGAGCTGCGCTGTCTCCTGGGCCTG TACTTCGGGATGCTGCTGCTCCTGTTTGCCACACAGATCACCCTGGGCATCCTCATCTCCACTCAGCGGATCCGG CTGGAGCGAAAGGTGCAGGAGCTGGTACTGCAGACGATCCACAGCTACCGCACAGACCCGGATGACACAGCGGCTGAAGAGAGCTGGGACTACGCGCAGTTCCAG CTGCGCTGCTGCGGCTGGCACTCTCCGCGGGACTGGATGAGCGCCCGCACGCTGAGAGGGAACGAGTCGGACGAGCCCTTCGTGCCCTGCTCCTGCTACAACTCCACGGCGACCAATGACTCCTCGGGCTTTGATAAgctcttcttctcccagattaGCCGGCTGGGGCCGCGGGCGAAACTGAGGCAGACCGCCGACCTATGCGCACTCCCCGCAAAAGCCCACATCTACCGCGAG GGCTGCGCGCAGAGCCTCCGGAAGTGGCTGCACAACAATCTCATCTCCATAGTGGGAATCTGTCTAGGAGTCGGTCTTCTTGAG GTGAGCGGCATGGCGCTGTGCCTGCAGCTACATCGTAGAGCTTTCAGCCGAGAGCCGGTGCTGCCGCTGCCGGGAGCCGAGGGTTCGAGCCCTATTCCCGGGCTAAGCGCTGACGGCAGCGGCGGGCGCTGGGGCGGGCTTAGCAGCGGCAGCGGACGCAGCAGCACCCCATGGGGCACCAGGGGCATGGCGGGTGCCTGCCCCACGTGGGGGGACAAGGCTCCACAAGGCAAGCTACCCATGGCTCTGGGGCCCTGGCCGTTGTGGGATGCAGACGAGGAGCCGCCCGAGACCGAGAGCTCGGGCGCTGAGGTGGAGGTCGGGGCACACGCGGAGACCGCCGAGTCTCCGGAATAA
- the Cd37 gene encoding leukocyte antigen CD37 isoform X1: protein MTTCEEPPVVSLVPTHSKDPQAKMSAQESCLSLIKYFLFVFNLFFFVLGGLIFCFGTWILIDKTSFVSFVGLSFVPLQTWSKVLAVSGVLTMAMALLGCVGALKELRCLLGLYFGMLLLLFATQITLGILISTQRIRLERKVQELVLQTIHSYRTDPDDTAAEESWDYAQFQLRCCGWHSPRDWMSARTLRGNESDEPFVPCSCYNSTATNDSSGFDKLFFSQISRLGPRAKLRQTADLCALPAKAHIYREGCAQSLRKWLHNNLISIVGICLGVGLLEVSGMALCLQLHRRAFSREPVLPLPGAEGSSPIPGLSADGSGGRWGGLSSGSGRSSTPWGTRGMAGACPTWGDKAPQGKLPMALGPWPLWDADEEPPETESSGAEVEVGAHAETAESPE, encoded by the exons ATGACCACCTGCGAGGAACCACCCGTTGTGTCCTTGGTACCCACACATTCCAAAGACCCTCAG GCGAAGATGTCAGCCCAGGAGAGTTGCCTCAGTCTCATCAAGTACTTCCTCTTCGTTTTCAACCTCTTCTTCTTT GTACTAGGCGGCCTGATCTTCTGCTTTGGCACCTGGATCCTCATTGACAAGACCAGCTTCGTGTCCTTTGTGG GCTTGTCCTTCGTACCACTGCAGACCTGGTCCAAGGTCCTGGCTGTCTCAGGCGTCCTCACCATGGCCATGGCCCTCCTGGGCTGTGTGGGGGCTCTGAAGGAGCTGCGCTGTCTCCTGGGCCTG TACTTCGGGATGCTGCTGCTCCTGTTTGCCACACAGATCACCCTGGGCATCCTCATCTCCACTCAGCGGATCCGG CTGGAGCGAAAGGTGCAGGAGCTGGTACTGCAGACGATCCACAGCTACCGCACAGACCCGGATGACACAGCGGCTGAAGAGAGCTGGGACTACGCGCAGTTCCAG CTGCGCTGCTGCGGCTGGCACTCTCCGCGGGACTGGATGAGCGCCCGCACGCTGAGAGGGAACGAGTCGGACGAGCCCTTCGTGCCCTGCTCCTGCTACAACTCCACGGCGACCAATGACTCCTCGGGCTTTGATAAgctcttcttctcccagattaGCCGGCTGGGGCCGCGGGCGAAACTGAGGCAGACCGCCGACCTATGCGCACTCCCCGCAAAAGCCCACATCTACCGCGAG GGCTGCGCGCAGAGCCTCCGGAAGTGGCTGCACAACAATCTCATCTCCATAGTGGGAATCTGTCTAGGAGTCGGTCTTCTTGAG GTGAGCGGCATGGCGCTGTGCCTGCAGCTACATCGTAGAGCTTTCAGCCGAGAGCCGGTGCTGCCGCTGCCGGGAGCCGAGGGTTCGAGCCCTATTCCCGGGCTAAGCGCTGACGGCAGCGGCGGGCGCTGGGGCGGGCTTAGCAGCGGCAGCGGACGCAGCAGCACCCCATGGGGCACCAGGGGCATGGCGGGTGCCTGCCCCACGTGGGGGGACAAGGCTCCACAAGGCAAGCTACCCATGGCTCTGGGGCCCTGGCCGTTGTGGGATGCAGACGAGGAGCCGCCCGAGACCGAGAGCTCGGGCGCTGAGGTGGAGGTCGGGGCACACGCGGAGACCGCCGAGTCTCCGGAATAA
- the Cd37 gene encoding leukocyte antigen CD37 isoform X3: MTTCEEPPVVSLVPTHSKDPQAKMSAQESCLSLIKYFLFVFNLFFFVLGGLIFCFGTWILIDKTSFVSFVGLSFVPLQTWSKVLAVSGVLTMAMALLGCVGALKELRCLLGLYFGMLLLLFATQITLGILISTQRIRLERKVQELVLQTIHSYRTDPDDTAAEESWDYAQFQLRCCGWHSPRDWMSARTLRGNESDEPFVPCSCYNSTATNDSSGFDKLFFSQISRLGPRAKLRQTADLCALPAKAHIYREGCAQSLRKWLHNNLISIVGICLGVGLLELGFMTLSIFLCRNLDHVYDRLARYR; encoded by the exons ATGACCACCTGCGAGGAACCACCCGTTGTGTCCTTGGTACCCACACATTCCAAAGACCCTCAG GCGAAGATGTCAGCCCAGGAGAGTTGCCTCAGTCTCATCAAGTACTTCCTCTTCGTTTTCAACCTCTTCTTCTTT GTACTAGGCGGCCTGATCTTCTGCTTTGGCACCTGGATCCTCATTGACAAGACCAGCTTCGTGTCCTTTGTGG GCTTGTCCTTCGTACCACTGCAGACCTGGTCCAAGGTCCTGGCTGTCTCAGGCGTCCTCACCATGGCCATGGCCCTCCTGGGCTGTGTGGGGGCTCTGAAGGAGCTGCGCTGTCTCCTGGGCCTG TACTTCGGGATGCTGCTGCTCCTGTTTGCCACACAGATCACCCTGGGCATCCTCATCTCCACTCAGCGGATCCGG CTGGAGCGAAAGGTGCAGGAGCTGGTACTGCAGACGATCCACAGCTACCGCACAGACCCGGATGACACAGCGGCTGAAGAGAGCTGGGACTACGCGCAGTTCCAG CTGCGCTGCTGCGGCTGGCACTCTCCGCGGGACTGGATGAGCGCCCGCACGCTGAGAGGGAACGAGTCGGACGAGCCCTTCGTGCCCTGCTCCTGCTACAACTCCACGGCGACCAATGACTCCTCGGGCTTTGATAAgctcttcttctcccagattaGCCGGCTGGGGCCGCGGGCGAAACTGAGGCAGACCGCCGACCTATGCGCACTCCCCGCAAAAGCCCACATCTACCGCGAG GGCTGCGCGCAGAGCCTCCGGAAGTGGCTGCACAACAATCTCATCTCCATAGTGGGAATCTGTCTAGGAGTCGGTCTTCTTGAG CTCGGCTTCATGACGCTCTCAATATTCCTGTGTAGAAATCTGGACCACGTGTACGACAGGCTGGCCCGGTACCGCTAG
- the Cd37 gene encoding leukocyte antigen CD37 isoform X2, with protein MTTCEEPPVVSLVPTHSKDPQVLGGLIFCFGTWILIDKTSFVSFVGLSFVPLQTWSKVLAVSGVLTMAMALLGCVGALKELRCLLGLYFGMLLLLFATQITLGILISTQRIRLERKVQELVLQTIHSYRTDPDDTAAEESWDYAQFQLRCCGWHSPRDWMSARTLRGNESDEPFVPCSCYNSTATNDSSGFDKLFFSQISRLGPRAKLRQTADLCALPAKAHIYREGCAQSLRKWLHNNLISIVGICLGVGLLEVSGMALCLQLHRRAFSREPVLPLPGAEGSSPIPGLSADGSGGRWGGLSSGSGRSSTPWGTRGMAGACPTWGDKAPQGKLPMALGPWPLWDADEEPPETESSGAEVEVGAHAETAESPE; from the exons ATGACCACCTGCGAGGAACCACCCGTTGTGTCCTTGGTACCCACACATTCCAAAGACCCTCAG GTACTAGGCGGCCTGATCTTCTGCTTTGGCACCTGGATCCTCATTGACAAGACCAGCTTCGTGTCCTTTGTGG GCTTGTCCTTCGTACCACTGCAGACCTGGTCCAAGGTCCTGGCTGTCTCAGGCGTCCTCACCATGGCCATGGCCCTCCTGGGCTGTGTGGGGGCTCTGAAGGAGCTGCGCTGTCTCCTGGGCCTG TACTTCGGGATGCTGCTGCTCCTGTTTGCCACACAGATCACCCTGGGCATCCTCATCTCCACTCAGCGGATCCGG CTGGAGCGAAAGGTGCAGGAGCTGGTACTGCAGACGATCCACAGCTACCGCACAGACCCGGATGACACAGCGGCTGAAGAGAGCTGGGACTACGCGCAGTTCCAG CTGCGCTGCTGCGGCTGGCACTCTCCGCGGGACTGGATGAGCGCCCGCACGCTGAGAGGGAACGAGTCGGACGAGCCCTTCGTGCCCTGCTCCTGCTACAACTCCACGGCGACCAATGACTCCTCGGGCTTTGATAAgctcttcttctcccagattaGCCGGCTGGGGCCGCGGGCGAAACTGAGGCAGACCGCCGACCTATGCGCACTCCCCGCAAAAGCCCACATCTACCGCGAG GGCTGCGCGCAGAGCCTCCGGAAGTGGCTGCACAACAATCTCATCTCCATAGTGGGAATCTGTCTAGGAGTCGGTCTTCTTGAG GTGAGCGGCATGGCGCTGTGCCTGCAGCTACATCGTAGAGCTTTCAGCCGAGAGCCGGTGCTGCCGCTGCCGGGAGCCGAGGGTTCGAGCCCTATTCCCGGGCTAAGCGCTGACGGCAGCGGCGGGCGCTGGGGCGGGCTTAGCAGCGGCAGCGGACGCAGCAGCACCCCATGGGGCACCAGGGGCATGGCGGGTGCCTGCCCCACGTGGGGGGACAAGGCTCCACAAGGCAAGCTACCCATGGCTCTGGGGCCCTGGCCGTTGTGGGATGCAGACGAGGAGCCGCCCGAGACCGAGAGCTCGGGCGCTGAGGTGGAGGTCGGGGCACACGCGGAGACCGCCGAGTCTCCGGAATAA